One window of Sphingomonas sp. KC8 genomic DNA carries:
- a CDS encoding hemolysin family protein: MPPDIPLQPFPWADCAIILALVALNGVFAMSELAIVSSRKPRLEAMARAGRKSARCALDLAADPGKFLSTVQIGITLIGILAGAYSGASLGGPVGDRLALIGVPPAAAGELGFGLVIAVTTYLSLIIGELVPKQFALRSPEPIAALVALPMLWLSKATAPVVWLLDRSSALIFRLAGLNRESDSHVTAEELHLIVAEASNAGVIEESERAIISGVVRLADRPVREVMTPRTEIEWIDASVAADEIRDQLLAMPHSRMPVADGSVDEIFGVVQARDIVAALLAGRPLDVRALSRPAPVVPDQMDAMNALEALREAAVPMALVHDEYGHFEGVVTPADLLSAIAGEFVSDQGEGEGPALFEREDGSWLISGSAAADIMAERLGLSLPEDRDYATTAGFVLSVLKHLPMVGERFVADGWQFEVVDMDGRKIDKLLASPDGVARGR, translated from the coding sequence ATGCCGCCAGATATTCCCCTCCAACCATTTCCTTGGGCCGATTGTGCGATCATCCTCGCGCTGGTCGCATTGAATGGTGTCTTCGCCATGTCGGAGCTGGCGATCGTCTCGTCGCGCAAGCCGCGCCTGGAAGCGATGGCCCGCGCGGGCCGTAAAAGCGCTCGCTGCGCGCTGGATCTGGCTGCCGATCCCGGAAAGTTCCTGTCGACCGTGCAGATCGGTATCACGCTGATCGGCATTTTGGCGGGCGCCTATTCGGGCGCGAGCCTAGGCGGGCCGGTGGGTGATCGATTGGCGTTGATCGGCGTGCCGCCTGCGGCTGCGGGCGAACTTGGATTCGGCCTTGTCATCGCCGTCACCACCTATTTGTCGCTGATTATCGGCGAACTGGTGCCCAAGCAGTTCGCGCTGCGGTCGCCTGAGCCGATCGCTGCGCTGGTCGCTTTGCCGATGCTGTGGCTGTCGAAGGCGACAGCGCCGGTCGTCTGGCTGCTCGACCGATCAAGCGCGCTGATTTTTCGTCTCGCCGGATTGAACCGCGAATCAGACAGCCATGTGACGGCGGAGGAATTGCACCTGATCGTCGCCGAAGCATCGAATGCCGGCGTGATTGAGGAAAGCGAGCGTGCGATCATTTCCGGTGTCGTGCGGCTGGCCGACCGGCCGGTGCGCGAAGTGATGACCCCACGCACCGAAATCGAATGGATTGACGCCAGCGTCGCCGCCGATGAGATTCGCGATCAGCTGCTGGCGATGCCGCACAGCCGGATGCCGGTGGCCGATGGGTCGGTCGACGAGATATTCGGGGTGGTGCAGGCGCGTGATATCGTCGCTGCGCTGCTGGCGGGCCGTCCGCTTGATGTGCGGGCCTTATCGCGGCCGGCGCCGGTGGTGCCTGATCAGATGGATGCGATGAACGCGCTTGAAGCGCTGCGCGAGGCGGCGGTGCCGATGGCGCTGGTCCATGACGAATATGGCCACTTCGAAGGCGTGGTGACGCCAGCCGACCTGCTTTCGGCGATTGCGGGCGAATTTGTGTCGGATCAGGGCGAGGGCGAAGGCCCGGCCTTGTTCGAGCGCGAGGATGGCAGCTGGCTGATTTCGGGATCGGCGGCGGCGGACATCATGGCCGAACGGCTGGGGCTGAGCCTGCCCGAAGATCGTGACTATGCGACGACCGCTGGTTTTGTGCTGTCGGTGCTCAAGCACCTGCCGATGGTCGGTGAGCGGTTTGTCGCCGATGGCTGGCAGTTCGAGGTGGTCGACATGGATGGCCGCAAGATCGACAAGCTGCTGGCCAGCCCGGACGGTGTGGCACGGGGCCGGTAA
- the rpmB gene encoding 50S ribosomal protein L28, with translation MARICELTGKGRQVGHNVSHANNKTKRTFLPNLQNVTLMSDALGESVKLRVSTHGLRSVEHVGGLDNWLLKTNDDKLSLRARRLKREVAKKAAA, from the coding sequence ATGGCGCGCATCTGCGAGCTGACCGGCAAGGGCCGGCAGGTGGGACACAATGTTTCCCACGCGAACAACAAGACCAAGCGGACCTTTCTGCCGAACCTGCAGAATGTGACGCTGATGTCGGATGCGCTGGGCGAAAGCGTCAAGCTGCGCGTTTCGACGCACGGCCTGCGCTCGGTCGAGCATGTCGGCGGTCTCGACAACTGGCTGCTGAAGACCAACGACGACAAGCTGTCGCTGCGCGCACGTCGCCTGAAGCGCGAAGTCGCGAAGAAGGCCGCGGCCTGA
- a CDS encoding (2Fe-2S)-binding protein, whose protein sequence is MVVCVCNALREKDVRAAARAGHDSPCQAYASLGRRARCGQCVPFAREIIASERATA, encoded by the coding sequence ATGGTCGTTTGCGTTTGCAACGCGTTACGCGAAAAGGATGTCCGGGCAGCGGCCCGCGCAGGCCATGATTCGCCCTGTCAGGCTTATGCGTCGCTCGGTCGGCGCGCACGGTGCGGTCAATGCGTACCATTCGCACGCGAGATCATCGCATCCGAACGCGCTACTGCGTAA
- a CDS encoding nucleoside deaminase gives MRHALDLAHAAAAAGEVPVGAVMMRDGVVVATSANAMRGGIDPTAHAEMLAIRRAAEAIGSERLDQCDLWVTLEPCAMCAGAIALSRVRRLYYAAPDPKGGAVAHGPMLFSQPTCHHRPEIYTGIGEGEAAAMLRAFFSERR, from the coding sequence ATGCGCCACGCCCTCGACCTCGCCCATGCCGCGGCGGCGGCGGGGGAGGTGCCGGTCGGAGCGGTGATGATGCGCGACGGCGTCGTCGTGGCGACTTCGGCCAACGCGATGCGCGGCGGGATTGATCCAACCGCCCATGCCGAAATGCTCGCGATTCGCCGTGCCGCCGAAGCAATCGGCAGCGAGCGGCTCGACCAATGCGATCTGTGGGTGACGCTGGAGCCGTGCGCGATGTGCGCGGGTGCGATCGCCTTGTCGAGGGTACGGCGGCTTTATTATGCCGCGCCTGATCCCAAAGGCGGCGCCGTGGCCCATGGCCCAATGCTGTTCAGCCAGCCGACCTGTCATCACCGTCCCGAAATATATACCGGCATCGGTGAGGGCGAGGCCGCGGCGATGCTGCGCGCGTTCTTCAGCGAGCGGCGATAG
- a CDS encoding OmpA family protein codes for MRITTKLTGVTLAFAALVTTACTTDPVTGERKLSKAAIGALAGTALGAGAGALVGGRNNRTEAIVGAGIGAIAGGAIGGYMDKQERELREKTAGTGVEVKREGDEILLNIPSGITFATNSYTIEPHFRSTLDQVAQTLASYNQTYVDVYGHTDSSGNDAINIPLSENRAKSVADYLSTRGVNRARIGTQGFGASQPIASNATPDGRAQNRRVEIKIVPVKDTTG; via the coding sequence ATGCGGATCACAACCAAGCTGACCGGGGTGACACTCGCCTTCGCGGCACTGGTGACGACAGCCTGCACCACCGATCCCGTGACCGGGGAGCGCAAGCTGTCCAAGGCGGCGATCGGCGCGCTGGCCGGCACAGCGCTGGGCGCGGGGGCCGGCGCGCTGGTCGGCGGCCGCAACAATCGCACCGAAGCGATCGTCGGCGCGGGTATCGGTGCGATCGCCGGGGGCGCGATCGGCGGCTATATGGACAAGCAGGAACGCGAACTGCGCGAAAAAACCGCCGGCACCGGCGTCGAGGTCAAGCGCGAAGGCGACGAAATCCTGCTCAACATCCCGTCGGGCATTACCTTCGCCACCAACAGCTACACGATCGAACCGCATTTCCGTTCGACCCTGGATCAAGTCGCGCAGACGCTGGCGAGCTACAACCAGACCTATGTCGACGTGTACGGCCACACCGATTCGAGCGGGAATGATGCGATCAACATCCCGTTGTCGGAAAATCGCGCGAAATCGGTGGCCGATTATCTCTCGACCCGCGGCGTGAACCGCGCGCGCATCGGCACGCAGGGCTTCGGCGCCAGCCAGCCGATCGCCTCGAACGCCACCCCCGATGGCCGCGCGCAGAACCGCCGCGTCGAAATCAAGATCGTCCCCGTCAAGGACACCACCGGCTGA
- the bfr gene encoding bacterioferritin, with amino-acid sequence MKGDPKVIDFLNEVLKNELTAINQYFLHYRMLEHWGVSKLAKFEYGESIDEMKHADKLSERILFLDGLPNFQLLGRLKIGETVEEILKADLDLENEGIPLLRDAIAYCESVRDFVTRDLLAHILDSEEDHVDMLEKQFDMIERMGIQNYIQLQSEPMGES; translated from the coding sequence ATGAAGGGCGACCCCAAGGTCATCGACTTTTTGAACGAGGTGCTCAAGAATGAGCTGACCGCGATCAACCAATATTTCCTCCATTATCGCATGCTCGAACATTGGGGCGTGTCGAAACTCGCCAAGTTCGAATATGGCGAATCGATCGACGAAATGAAGCATGCGGACAAGCTGTCCGAACGTATCCTGTTTCTGGATGGCCTGCCCAATTTTCAGCTTCTCGGCCGTCTCAAGATCGGCGAAACCGTCGAAGAAATCCTCAAGGCCGATCTCGATCTGGAAAATGAAGGCATCCCGCTGCTGCGCGACGCCATCGCATATTGTGAAAGCGTGCGCGATTTCGTGACCCGCGATCTGCTCGCCCACATTCTCGACAGCGAGGAAGATCATGTCGACATGCTCGAAAAGCAGTTCGACATGATCGAACGCATGGGTATCCAGAATTATATCCAGCTCCAGTCGGAACCGATGGGCGAAAGCTGA